One stretch of Methylococcus capsulatus DNA includes these proteins:
- a CDS encoding sodium/proton-translocating pyrophosphatase, whose translation MTVSNIVVFALGSGAAGVACALLNAGGALRRSAGSAEVQAVARAIQEGTEVFLKRQYLAVAVFGSLLALALTRLGVWTANGFIAGIVASALAGYIGLAVSVRAEARTADTAGEGLGAALATAFRSGTTMGLLVAGLALSAVAGYYALALSMGTPDDVHGGLLGLALGGSLMSVFARTVGGGWAKTAGGPLAQATSGAAALGDYVGAHAGHAAGIAADVFETLTLALVAAMLLARSVFGADSPWVEFPLLVAGFVVAASLAGACFVRLGKSRYLVGALYRSVVVTMILAGVSLYYASEWFLGLPAVQPAFSVLNLFSATCTGLALAGLNVAAAEYHTSKSFDFARRIAAASRGGPATNVVAGLAAGLKSTGWAIALLCAAFIAPYYLGGGFSGHEGTGLFAVGLAAVAMASLGGVMVAIDGYGIAAEAAHGIAETAGLPDEVRQATASLDAAGRATRPVVQGYAVGAGGLAMLALFAEYSKCFSIPLVLNLSDPVVLTGLFAGGLMPYLLGSVSLGAIGKVAAGPGGQANATMRAVFRRASILVLLPLAVPLLVGFGGGREALGGMLVGAIVTGLFQAFAMSNGGGAWDSARRYIEDGMYGGRDSEAHQAALTGDRVGTACKEAAGPALNPLIKLMGLVSVLIAPLLA comes from the coding sequence ATGACTGTGAGCAATATCGTGGTGTTTGCTTTGGGCAGCGGGGCGGCGGGGGTCGCCTGCGCGTTGCTGAACGCCGGAGGAGCCTTGCGAAGAAGTGCCGGGTCGGCGGAGGTTCAGGCGGTGGCGAGGGCGATTCAGGAAGGCACGGAGGTGTTCCTCAAGCGGCAATACCTCGCCGTGGCGGTGTTCGGGAGTCTGCTCGCGCTGGCTTTGACGAGGCTCGGTGTCTGGACCGCCAACGGCTTCATCGCCGGCATCGTCGCTTCGGCGCTGGCGGGCTATATCGGCCTGGCCGTCTCGGTGCGGGCGGAGGCGCGCACCGCCGACACGGCGGGCGAGGGGCTGGGCGCGGCGCTGGCGACGGCCTTCCGGAGCGGAACCACCATGGGGCTCCTGGTGGCCGGCCTCGCGCTGTCGGCCGTGGCAGGCTACTACGCCCTCGCGCTGTCCATGGGGACGCCGGACGACGTGCACGGCGGCCTGTTGGGACTGGCGCTGGGCGGTTCGCTGATGAGCGTGTTCGCTCGGACCGTCGGCGGGGGCTGGGCAAAGACTGCAGGCGGTCCCCTGGCTCAGGCGACGAGCGGGGCCGCGGCTCTGGGGGACTATGTCGGCGCCCATGCCGGCCATGCGGCCGGAATCGCGGCCGATGTGTTCGAGACCCTCACGCTGGCGCTGGTGGCCGCGATGCTGCTGGCTCGGAGCGTGTTCGGCGCCGACAGCCCGTGGGTGGAATTCCCTCTGCTGGTGGCCGGCTTCGTGGTAGCGGCTTCCCTGGCCGGCGCCTGCTTCGTGCGTCTGGGCAAGAGCCGCTACCTCGTGGGCGCCTTGTACCGCAGTGTGGTCGTCACCATGATCCTGGCCGGCGTGAGCCTCTATTATGCGTCCGAATGGTTCCTCGGCCTGCCCGCCGTCCAGCCCGCCTTCAGCGTGCTGAACCTGTTCTCCGCAACCTGTACCGGTCTGGCGTTGGCCGGCCTGAACGTCGCCGCGGCGGAATATCACACCTCGAAAAGTTTCGATTTCGCCAGGCGCATCGCGGCGGCCTCGCGCGGTGGCCCGGCGACCAATGTCGTCGCTGGTCTGGCCGCGGGACTGAAATCCACCGGTTGGGCCATTGCCCTTCTGTGCGCGGCGTTCATCGCTCCATATTATCTCGGCGGTGGCTTTTCGGGCCACGAGGGTACGGGCCTGTTCGCGGTGGGACTTGCCGCCGTGGCAATGGCGTCGCTCGGCGGCGTCATGGTCGCCATCGACGGTTATGGCATCGCCGCCGAGGCCGCGCACGGGATCGCCGAAACCGCCGGATTGCCAGACGAGGTGCGCCAGGCCACCGCCTCCCTGGATGCCGCCGGCCGGGCGACGCGTCCGGTGGTGCAGGGGTATGCCGTGGGCGCCGGCGGCTTGGCGATGCTGGCGCTGTTCGCCGAGTATTCGAAATGTTTCAGCATACCCCTGGTACTGAACCTGTCCGATCCGGTCGTGCTGACCGGACTGTTCGCCGGCGGCCTGATGCCGTACCTGCTGGGTTCGGTGTCTCTCGGGGCGATCGGGAAGGTTGCGGCCGGACCGGGCGGGCAGGCCAATGCCACCATGCGAGCGGTGTTCAGGCGGGCATCGATCCTGGTGCTGCTGCCCCTGGCGGTTCCGCTCCTGGTCGGGTTCGGCGGTGGCCGGGAGGCACTGGGCGGCATGTTGGTCGGCGCTATCGTGACCGGCCTGTTCCAGGCATTCGCCATGAGCAACGGTGGCGGCGCCTGGGACAGTGCGAGGCGGTATATCGAG